The following coding sequences lie in one Deltaproteobacteria bacterium genomic window:
- a CDS encoding rod shape-determining protein, with protein MVLDFLLGLFSNDLAIDLGTANTLIYVKSEGIVSNEPSVVAVQKDARGGRRVLAVGAEAKKMLGRTPGSIVAIRPLKDGVIADFEITEAMLRYFIQKIHNRKTLVRPRIIICVPFGITEVEKRAVKESAESAGAREVYLIEEPMAAAIGAGLPITEPTGNMIVDIGGGTTEVAVISLKGVVFSKSVRVGGDKMDEAIVQYIKRKYNLLIGERTAELIKITIGSAYPGNEIQTMEIKGRDLVAGVPKTVEVSDEEIRDSLLEPINQIVDAVRIALERTPPELASDIVDKGIVLAGGGALLRNLDVLLREETGLPVVLADDPLTAVVMGAGKVLDELSLLKDVTIQ; from the coding sequence ATGGTGCTCGATTTTTTGCTCGGCCTCTTCTCCAACGATCTGGCGATCGATTTGGGAACCGCGAACACGCTCATCTACGTCAAGAGCGAGGGCATCGTCTCGAACGAGCCGTCGGTGGTTGCGGTGCAAAAGGACGCGCGAGGCGGCCGGCGGGTTCTGGCGGTTGGGGCGGAGGCGAAGAAGATGCTCGGGCGCACGCCCGGCTCGATTGTCGCCATTCGCCCGCTCAAGGACGGGGTGATCGCGGATTTCGAGATCACCGAGGCGATGCTGCGCTACTTCATTCAGAAGATCCACAATCGCAAGACGCTGGTGCGGCCGCGCATCATCATTTGCGTGCCCTTCGGGATCACCGAGGTCGAGAAACGGGCGGTGAAGGAATCGGCCGAGTCGGCCGGCGCCCGCGAGGTTTATCTCATCGAAGAGCCGATGGCCGCGGCCATCGGTGCCGGCCTGCCGATCACCGAACCGACGGGTAACATGATCGTCGATATCGGCGGTGGCACCACCGAGGTCGCCGTGATTTCCCTCAAGGGGGTGGTGTTCTCCAAGTCCGTCCGGGTAGGCGGCGACAAGATGGACGAGGCCATCGTCCAGTACATCAAGCGCAAGTACAACTTGCTGATTGGCGAGCGCACGGCGGAGCTGATCAAGATCACGATCGGGTCAGCTTACCCCGGCAACGAGATCCAGACCATGGAAATCAAGGGACGCGACCTGGTTGCGGGGGTGCCGAAGACCGTCGAGGTTTCCGACGAAGAGATCCGCGATTCGTTGCTCGAGCCGATCAATCAAATCGTTGACGCCGTCCGAATCGCACTCGAACGTACGCCGCCCGAACTCGCCTCCGACATCGTCGACAAGGGCATCGTGCTCGCCGGCGGCGGCGCGTTGCTGCGCAACTTGGACGTGCTGCTGCGCGAGGAGACGGGGCTGCCGGTGGTGCTGGCGGATGATCCGCTGACGGCGGTGGTGATGGGCGCCGGCAAGGTCCTCGACGAATTGTCGCTGTTGAAGGATGTCACCATTCAGTGA
- a CDS encoding zinc ribbon domain-containing protein encodes MPIYEYGCPKCGHFELVQKFSDPALKRCPTCKGKVAKLMSNTSFQLKGTGWYATDYARKGPTSGASNGGSTETKGDSAKPPAKESSKAKDGAASAA; translated from the coding sequence ATGCCGATTTACGAGTACGGGTGCCCGAAGTGTGGGCATTTTGAGTTGGTACAGAAGTTCAGCGATCCTGCGCTCAAGCGCTGTCCAACGTGCAAGGGCAAGGTCGCCAAGCTGATGTCCAACACCTCGTTCCAGCTCAAGGGCACGGGCTGGTACGCTACTGACTATGCTCGGAAGGGACCGACTAGCGGGGCGTCAAACGGTGGTTCCACCGAAACCAAGGGCGATTCTGCCAAGCCCCCCGCCAAGGAAAGCTCGAAAGCCAAGGACGGCGCTGCCAGTGCTGCCTGA
- a CDS encoding DUF167 domain-containing protein: MSTGFLTTTPGTVRVRIRLQPRASHNRIVGWHGQALKAQVTAPPVEGEANAALVRLVARAVELPPSAVRVVGGAKSREKLVEIETVSPADVAAQLERLAGGAVRVDKPEGPD, translated from the coding sequence ATGAGCACGGGGTTTCTGACGACTACACCCGGCACCGTGCGGGTGCGCATCCGCTTGCAGCCACGCGCCAGCCACAACCGCATCGTGGGCTGGCACGGGCAAGCGCTCAAGGCGCAAGTCACTGCGCCTCCAGTTGAAGGCGAGGCCAATGCGGCTTTGGTCCGCCTGGTGGCGCGTGCGGTCGAACTGCCCCCGTCGGCGGTGCGGGTGGTGGGTGGGGCCAAGAGCCGGGAGAAGTTGGTGGAAATCGAGACGGTCAGCCCGGCAGACGTTGCCGCGCAGCTAGAACGGCTGGCGGGTGGGGCGGTTCGCGTTGACAAGCCGGAGGGTCCTGATTAA